Within the Pseudomonas mendocina genome, the region TTGTGGGTGTCTTTTGTAGAAGCGTGGCCCGCAACCGCGCCCAATAAAAAGCCCCGCAATGGCGGGGCTCGGTGTTTCTGGCTGATGGGTTACTTCTTCAGCCCGTAGCTTTCGTCCAGCATGCCTGGGCCATCGCTCTTCGGCGCATAGTCCTTGGGCATTTCGTAGTTCTTCGGCGGCGTCAGGCGCTCGCGCTTCTCGCCGGCTTCGGTGCTGTTCAGGGTGGCCAGCAGACGCTGACGGGTCAGTTCGTCCAGGGCAAGGCGGTTGGCTCCGTCGGACAGGTGCTCCTGCACGTCCTGATAGCTTTGGGTGAGTTTCTTCACCAGGCTGGCGGTGGTGTTGAAGTGGGTCACCACTTCGCTCTGGTAGGCCTCGAAGCGCGCCTGCATTTCATCCATCTGCCGCTGCGTACGGCCCGGTGCAGCATTGGGGGCCAGGCGGGCGAGCACAAAGCCCACGGCGATGCCGACCACCAGGGTCAGAGCGGGTATCAACCAGGCTGTAACGGTCTGTTCCACGAGTCCTTCCTCTCAAAACGGCTTTGCTTTACGTTAGCGGCTTGAGCCTGTGCTGTATACGACCAGAGCCTGCTCAGAGTCTATTGCGTTCGGCACTGCTGGGTTAAAAACAGGTTCGGAATGCGCATGTACAACAGTACACTCCGCTTCCTCCTCTGTTTTTGCCTTGCATTGCGCGAGCGTGTGAGGTGCTAAACAGGTTCATTTGCCACACAGGCAGTTTGCTAGACGAGTCGACCCGTTGCGGGGTCACGGAGTTCAGTGTTGCTCAGTCGCGAAACCCCTCTTTTCATCCAGGGCCCGGTGGGCCAACTCGAGGCCCTTCTGCTGGAGGTGCCTGACGCCCAGGGCGTGGCACTGGTCTGTCATCCCAACCCCGTACAGGGTGGCACCATGCTCAACAAGGTGGTGTCCACGTTGCAGCGTACCGCGCGTGATGGTGGTTATCACACACTGCGTTTCAATTATCGCGGTGTGGGCGCCAGTGCCGGCAGCCACGACATGGGGACCGGCGAAGTGGACGACACCGAGGCGGTTGCCGCCTGGCTGCAGGAAAAGTATCCGAATCTACCCGTTACGTTGTTGGGCTTTTCCTTTGGCGGCTTCGTGGCAGCCGCGCTGGGGGCACGTCTTGAAGCGCAAGGCCGTGTGCCCAGCAAGCTGTTCATGATCGCGCCAGCGGTGCATCGTCTGACGGCTGAAACACCGTCCGCCAGCCAGTGCCCGCTGGTGGTGATCCAGCCGGACACGGACGAAGTGATCGAGCCGCAAGCGGTCTACGACTGGTCGGCCAACCTC harbors:
- a CDS encoding YhcB family protein encodes the protein MEQTVTAWLIPALTLVVGIAVGFVLARLAPNAAPGRTQRQMDEMQARFEAYQSEVVTHFNTTASLVKKLTQSYQDVQEHLSDGANRLALDELTRQRLLATLNSTEAGEKRERLTPPKNYEMPKDYAPKSDGPGMLDESYGLKK
- a CDS encoding alpha/beta hydrolase yields the protein MLSRETPLFIQGPVGQLEALLLEVPDAQGVALVCHPNPVQGGTMLNKVVSTLQRTARDGGYHTLRFNYRGVGASAGSHDMGTGEVDDTEAVAAWLQEKYPNLPVTLLGFSFGGFVAAALGARLEAQGRVPSKLFMIAPAVHRLTAETPSASQCPLVVIQPDTDEVIEPQAVYDWSANLGRAHELLKVAECGHFFHGKLTDLKDLLLPRL